The following coding sequences are from one Roseburia hominis A2-183 window:
- a CDS encoding MT-A70 family methyltransferase, with translation MTIGNYSIIYADPPWQYQRNKVQGAAENHYPTMGIDDLCALPVADLAAPDSALFLWATFPQLPEALRLIEAWGFRYKSVAFVWLKKNKKADSWFYGLGFWTRGNAEICLLATKGHPKRQAANIHQFIISPIEAHSKKPDEAREKIVALMGDLPRVELFARQSPPGWEVWGNEVKSTIPDFGTKCPEVKGAGKEADPCPM, from the coding sequence ATGACTATCGGAAACTATTCTATCATTTACGCCGATCCCCCTTGGCAGTACCAGCGCAATAAAGTACAGGGGGCGGCAGAAAACCATTATCCCACAATGGGGATTGACGATCTGTGTGCGCTCCCGGTGGCTGATCTGGCCGCCCCGGACAGTGCACTTTTTTTGTGGGCGACTTTCCCCCAGCTCCCGGAGGCCCTGCGGCTCATAGAGGCGTGGGGCTTCCGCTATAAGTCTGTGGCCTTTGTCTGGCTGAAAAAGAATAAAAAGGCGGACAGTTGGTTTTATGGCCTTGGCTTCTGGACGAGGGGAAATGCAGAAATCTGCCTGCTAGCTACCAAGGGCCATCCCAAACGGCAGGCGGCAAATATCCATCAGTTTATCATTTCCCCGATTGAAGCCCACAGCAAAAAGCCGGACGAGGCCCGGGAAAAGATCGTGGCCCTTATGGGCGACCTGCCCCGGGTGGAGCTCTTTGCCAGACAGTCCCCGCCCGGCTGGGAGGTGTGGGGAAATGAAGTGAAAAGCACGATCCCGGACTTTGGGACAAAGTGTCCCGAGGTTAAAGGGGCCGGAAAGGAGGCTGATCCATGCCCTATGTGA
- a CDS encoding PrgI family protein — MPYVNVPNDLSKVKTKMALNLTKRQLICFSCAAAVGIPSYLLARGSIGNTGAMFLMLAVMLPAFLLAMYEKDGLPAEKVLKNIIRARFLRSGVRPYQTQNIYAPFAERGAVRKEDVIAKGKSNQRKKNRKG, encoded by the coding sequence ATGCCCTATGTGAATGTACCCAACGACCTGTCAAAAGTAAAAACCAAAATGGCCCTAAACCTTACCAAGCGCCAGCTCATCTGTTTTAGCTGTGCGGCGGCGGTAGGCATCCCGTCCTATCTGCTGGCCCGGGGCTCTATCGGCAATACCGGGGCCATGTTCCTTATGCTGGCCGTGATGCTCCCGGCGTTTCTTCTGGCCATGTATGAAAAAGACGGGCTCCCGGCGGAAAAGGTGCTGAAAAACATCATACGGGCCCGGTTTCTGCGGTCCGGAGTCAGGCCCTATCAGACACAAAACATTTACGCCCCCTTTGCCGAACGGGGCGCTGTGAGAAAGGAGGATGTGATTGCGAAAGGCAAATCCAACCAGCGGAAGAAAAACCGCAAAGGCTAA